In Pseudomonas sp. DNDY-54, a genomic segment contains:
- the waaC gene encoding lipopolysaccharide heptosyltransferase I, which yields MRVLLIKTSSLGDVIHTLPALTDAQRAIPGIQFDWVVEEGFAEIPAWHPAVVQVIPVAIRRWRRRLLQTLRSGEWRRFKARLRETRYDLVIDAQGLLKSAWLTRYVSAPVAGLDRESAREPLASRFYDRRYAIARDQHALERVRQLFAQVLGYTVPETMADYGLDRNQLATSGDQPYLLFLHGTTWPSKHWPEGNWRELAERMSEFGWSIRLPWGNADEKARAERIAENLSSVSVLPKLNLGGIAKVVAGARACVAVDTGLGHLAAALDVPSISLYGPTLPGRVGAYGRSQVHLCASGPNAGKGDRHKPCFDDLPAERVASELKALLRSSETT from the coding sequence GTGAGGGTGTTGCTCATCAAGACGTCGTCTCTGGGTGATGTAATTCACACGCTTCCGGCGCTGACCGATGCCCAGCGCGCGATACCCGGCATTCAGTTCGATTGGGTGGTGGAGGAGGGCTTTGCGGAAATCCCGGCATGGCATCCTGCCGTGGTGCAGGTGATCCCGGTAGCGATCCGCCGCTGGCGCAGGCGCCTTTTGCAGACCCTTCGCTCGGGCGAGTGGCGCCGCTTCAAAGCGCGCCTGCGCGAAACTCGCTATGACCTGGTTATCGACGCGCAAGGGCTGCTGAAAAGTGCCTGGCTGACCCGATACGTTAGCGCCCCTGTCGCAGGGCTGGACCGCGAGTCAGCGCGAGAGCCGCTGGCATCTCGTTTCTATGACCGGCGTTACGCTATCGCGCGCGATCAGCATGCCCTCGAGCGTGTGCGGCAACTGTTCGCGCAGGTGCTCGGTTACACGGTGCCCGAAACGATGGCCGATTACGGGCTGGATCGAAATCAACTGGCCACGTCGGGCGACCAACCCTACCTTCTATTTCTGCATGGGACTACTTGGCCGAGCAAGCATTGGCCGGAAGGCAATTGGCGCGAATTGGCCGAGCGCATGAGTGAGTTTGGCTGGTCGATTCGGTTGCCGTGGGGCAACGCAGACGAGAAGGCCCGAGCCGAGCGAATCGCTGAAAATCTCTCGAGTGTTTCGGTGTTACCCAAGTTAAATCTCGGTGGGATCGCCAAGGTCGTTGCCGGAGCGCGTGCCTGTGTTGCTGTCGACACCGGGCTCGGTCACCTTGCCGCTGCGTTGGACGTTCCGAGCATCTCGCTTTATGGCCCGACCTTGCCTGGCCGAGTGGGCGCTTATGGTCGCTCCCAGGTTCACCTCTGTGCCTCGGGGCCGAACGCCGGCAAAGGCGACCGCCACAAACCCTGTTTTGACGACTTGCCAGCCGAGCGGGTCGCCAGCGAACTCAAGGCCCTGTTGCGGTCGTCGGAGACAACCTGA
- the waaF gene encoding lipopolysaccharide heptosyltransferase II, producing MNILIVGPSWVGDMVMAQTLFVCLKQRHPDCQIDVLAPEWSRPILERMPEVRQALSFPVGHGVLDMATRRSIAQSLRGQYQQAILLPNSLKSALVPFFAGIPKRTGWRGEMRFGLLNDMRKLDKQRYPLMIERFMALAFEPGAELPKPYPKPSLRIDAESRDAALARFALSVDRPVLALCPGAEFGESKRWPAEHFAQVAEAKIREGWQVWLFGSKNDHAVGETILQRLIPGLREEALNLAGETSLAEAIDLLSCAEAVVSNDSGLMHVAAALGRPLVSVYGSTSPAFTPPLSEQVEVVRLGLDCSPCFERTCRFGHNNCMRELEPRSVIDALDRLLPQSVEVR from the coding sequence ATGAATATTCTGATTGTGGGTCCTAGCTGGGTCGGCGACATGGTGATGGCGCAGACGTTGTTCGTGTGCCTGAAACAACGCCATCCAGACTGCCAGATCGATGTACTCGCGCCCGAATGGAGTCGCCCGATCCTCGAGCGCATGCCCGAGGTCCGGCAAGCGCTGAGTTTTCCGGTCGGGCACGGCGTGCTCGACATGGCGACGCGGCGCAGCATCGCCCAGAGCCTGCGCGGGCAATATCAGCAGGCGATCCTGTTGCCCAACTCGCTGAAGTCAGCACTAGTGCCTTTCTTCGCTGGCATCCCGAAGCGCACCGGTTGGCGTGGAGAGATGCGCTTCGGCCTGCTTAACGACATGCGCAAGCTCGACAAGCAGCGTTATCCGCTGATGATCGAACGCTTCATGGCCCTGGCCTTCGAGCCAGGCGCTGAGCTGCCCAAGCCCTACCCGAAACCATCCCTGCGCATTGATGCCGAGAGTCGTGATGCGGCGCTGGCGCGGTTTGCGTTGAGCGTGGATCGGCCCGTTTTAGCGCTGTGTCCGGGCGCCGAATTCGGCGAGTCCAAGCGTTGGCCGGCCGAGCACTTCGCCCAGGTGGCCGAAGCGAAAATACGGGAAGGATGGCAAGTATGGCTGTTTGGTTCGAAGAATGATCATGCTGTGGGCGAGACGATCCTTCAGCGGTTAATTCCTGGTCTACGCGAAGAAGCGCTCAATCTCGCCGGTGAGACCAGCCTGGCCGAGGCCATCGACTTGCTGTCGTGTGCCGAGGCGGTGGTTTCCAATGACTCCGGTCTGATGCACGTGGCCGCGGCGCTAGGCCGGCCGCTCGTGTCGGTGTACGGCTCCACGTCGCCGGCATTCACTCCGCCTTTATCCGAGCAGGTCGAAGTCGTGCGGCTGGGGCTCGATTGCAGCCCTTGTTTCGAGCGAACCTGCCGGTTTGGCCACAACAACTGCATGCGTGAACTCGAACCACGCTCGGTTATCGACGCACTGGATCGCCTATTGCCCCAGTCGGTCGAGGTGCGCTGA
- the ilvE gene encoding branched-chain-amino-acid transaminase — MSMADRDGVIWYDGEMVQWRDATTHVLTHTLHYGMGVFEGVRAYNTPAGTAIFRLQAHTDRLFDSAHIMNMKMPYSKEEINEATRAAVRENNLESAYIRPMVFYGSEGMGLRASGLKVHVIVAAWHWGAYMGDEALEKGIKVRTSSFTRHHVNISMTRAKSNGAYINSMLALQEAISGGADEALMLDPEGYVAEGSGENIFIIKDGVIYTPEVTACLNGITRGTVLTLADELGIKVVEKRITRDEVYIADEAFFTGTAAEVTPIREVDGRNIGIGRRGPVTERVQKAYFDLVSGKTDAHAEWRTLVK, encoded by the coding sequence ATGTCGATGGCCGATCGTGATGGCGTGATCTGGTATGACGGTGAGATGGTGCAGTGGCGCGATGCGACCACCCATGTGCTGACTCACACCCTGCATTACGGTATGGGCGTTTTCGAGGGTGTGCGCGCCTACAACACTCCGGCAGGCACAGCGATTTTCCGCCTCCAGGCGCACACTGATCGCCTGTTCGATTCGGCCCATATCATGAATATGAAAATGCCGTACTCGAAGGAAGAGATTAACGAGGCGACCCGCGCTGCTGTGCGTGAGAACAATCTCGAGAGCGCCTACATCCGCCCAATGGTGTTCTACGGATCAGAAGGCATGGGGCTGCGCGCCAGCGGCCTGAAGGTGCACGTGATCGTAGCCGCCTGGCATTGGGGCGCCTACATGGGCGATGAGGCGCTGGAAAAAGGTATCAAGGTGCGCACCAGCTCCTTTACGCGTCACCACGTCAACATCAGCATGACCCGCGCCAAATCCAACGGTGCCTACATCAACTCCATGCTGGCGTTGCAGGAAGCCATCTCCGGTGGAGCCGATGAGGCGCTGATGCTCGACCCGGAAGGCTATGTGGCCGAAGGCTCGGGCGAGAATATCTTCATCATCAAAGACGGCGTCATCTACACGCCCGAAGTCACGGCCTGCCTCAACGGCATCACCCGCGGCACCGTCCTTACCCTCGCCGACGAGTTGGGTATCAAGGTGGTAGAGAAGCGCATCACTCGCGACGAGGTCTACATCGCTGACGAGGCGTTCTTCACCGGCACTGCCGCTGAAGTCACGCCGATCCGTGAGGTGGATGGGCGCAATATCGGTATTGGTCGTCGTGGCCCCGTAACCGAGCGTGTGCAGAAAGCCTACTTCGATCTGGTCTCCGGCAAGACCGATGCGCACGCTGAATGGCGGACACTGGTCAAGTAA
- the glnE gene encoding bifunctional [glutamate--ammonia ligase]-adenylyl-L-tyrosine phosphorylase/[glutamate--ammonia-ligase] adenylyltransferase: MSLPLLVALPTSLQSLVNRAEETFLSAARDSSAQANTPFGVWPADRREAFNRVCAASDFVTEQVSREPELLLSLADSGLLERSLKTGEMRAALAEALADCTDEDRLASALRRFRNRQQVRIIWRDLTRQADLAETCGDLSDLADASIDLSYQWLYARHCEQFGVPTGRRSGKAQQMVILGMGKLGARELNLSSDIDLIFGYPEGGDTVGAKRSLDNQEFFVRLGQRLIKALDAPTLDGFVFRVDMRLRPYGSSGSLVLSFNALEQYYQDQGRDWERYAMIKARVVAGDQTAGKELLDMLRPFVYRRYLDFSAIDALRSMKQLIQQEVRRKGMAANIKLGSGGIREVEFIAQAFQLIHGGRDLSLQQRPLLKVLSTLAGQGYLPAAAADELREGYEFLRYTEHALQAIDDRQTQMLPDSQVDCDRVAFIMGFNDWEAFHQQLLHWRGRVDWHFRQVIADPDEDESVEGESLVGGEWLPLWEQDWDEEFACRQLNEAGFRDGQAACQRLAALRSANQVRTMQRLGRERLDAFIPRLLAQAVEQNDPDLVLERVLPLVEAVARRSAYLVLLTENPGALQRLLELCAGSPWIAEQIARYPLLLDELLNAGRLFSPPQAPELAAELHERLTRIPEDDLEQQMEALRHFKLAHRLRVAASEIAGTLPLMKVSDYLTWLAEAILDQVLALAWRHTVARHGQPRRTNSEFCDPAFIILGYGKVGGIELGHGSDLDLVFIHDGDPNAETDGPKPIDGAQFYTRLGQRIIHLLTTQTTSGQLYEVDMRLRPSGASGLLVSSLNAFERYQTQEAWTWEHQALVRARVLVGCPQLSTDFERVRAAVLGQPRALEQLRREVSEMRLKMRDNLGTRSTQAGLADKAFEAEGEFDLKHDAGGIVDIEFMVQYAALAWSHQHPQLLRYTDNIRILDGLEQAGLMTGDEVRLLQDAYKAYRAAAHRQSLQKLPGVVSGDQFHDERRAVMRIWRELELS; encoded by the coding sequence ATGAGTCTGCCATTACTGGTTGCATTGCCAACGTCGCTCCAATCTTTGGTCAACCGTGCCGAGGAGACGTTCCTGAGTGCGGCGCGCGACTCATCGGCGCAGGCAAACACGCCGTTTGGCGTATGGCCTGCGGATCGACGTGAGGCGTTCAACCGGGTTTGTGCGGCCAGCGACTTTGTCACCGAACAGGTTAGCCGAGAACCAGAACTGCTGCTGAGCCTGGCGGATTCCGGGCTGCTGGAACGGTCATTGAAGACCGGCGAAATGCGCGCTGCGCTGGCCGAAGCGCTCGCTGACTGTACCGATGAAGACCGCCTGGCGAGCGCGTTGAGGCGCTTTCGCAATCGGCAGCAAGTGCGGATTATCTGGCGCGACCTGACCCGTCAGGCGGACCTAGCCGAAACCTGCGGCGATTTGTCCGACCTGGCAGATGCGTCCATTGATCTGTCCTACCAGTGGCTGTATGCGCGCCATTGCGAGCAGTTCGGCGTTCCGACCGGTCGGCGCAGTGGCAAGGCGCAGCAAATGGTCATCCTCGGTATGGGCAAGCTGGGTGCGCGCGAGCTCAATCTCTCGTCTGATATCGATTTGATTTTCGGCTATCCCGAGGGCGGTGATACGGTCGGCGCGAAGCGCTCGCTGGACAACCAAGAGTTCTTCGTCCGTCTCGGTCAGCGGCTGATCAAAGCGCTCGACGCACCGACCCTGGATGGCTTCGTGTTTCGTGTGGATATGCGCTTGCGCCCCTACGGCTCGTCCGGCTCGTTAGTGCTGAGCTTCAATGCGCTGGAGCAGTACTACCAAGACCAGGGACGTGATTGGGAACGCTACGCCATGATCAAGGCGCGCGTGGTCGCGGGGGACCAAACGGCGGGTAAAGAGCTACTCGATATGCTGCGGCCATTCGTGTATCGGCGATACCTGGACTTCTCCGCCATCGATGCGCTGCGCAGCATGAAGCAATTGATCCAGCAAGAAGTGCGACGCAAGGGTATGGCGGCCAATATCAAGCTGGGCTCTGGCGGTATTCGGGAAGTTGAGTTCATCGCCCAGGCGTTCCAGCTGATTCACGGCGGCCGCGACCTGAGTTTGCAGCAGCGGCCACTGCTAAAGGTTTTGTCGACCCTGGCGGGGCAGGGTTACCTACCCGCTGCCGCCGCCGACGAGCTGCGTGAGGGTTATGAGTTTCTGCGTTACACCGAGCATGCGCTACAGGCGATTGACGATCGCCAAACCCAGATGCTGCCGGACAGCCAGGTCGACTGCGACCGTGTCGCTTTCATCATGGGTTTCAATGATTGGGAAGCTTTTCATCAGCAGCTCCTGCACTGGCGAGGTCGAGTCGATTGGCATTTCCGTCAGGTGATTGCTGATCCGGACGAAGACGAAAGTGTCGAAGGCGAGTCTCTGGTCGGTGGCGAGTGGCTGCCGCTGTGGGAGCAGGATTGGGATGAAGAGTTCGCCTGTCGCCAGCTGAACGAGGCGGGTTTTCGCGATGGCCAGGCCGCCTGCCAGCGCCTCGCTGCGCTGCGCAGCGCCAATCAGGTGCGCACCATGCAGCGCCTTGGTCGCGAGCGACTGGATGCATTCATTCCCCGATTGTTGGCCCAGGCCGTTGAGCAGAATGACCCGGATCTGGTGCTGGAGCGCGTCCTGCCGCTCGTCGAGGCAGTTGCGCGACGGTCGGCCTACCTGGTGTTGTTGACGGAAAATCCAGGTGCCTTGCAACGGCTGCTCGAACTCTGTGCAGGCAGCCCATGGATCGCCGAGCAAATCGCTCGTTACCCGTTGTTGCTTGATGAGTTGCTAAACGCTGGTCGGTTGTTTAGTCCGCCACAGGCCCCGGAGCTCGCGGCAGAACTGCACGAGCGTCTCACGCGTATTCCTGAAGACGATCTTGAGCAGCAAATGGAGGCGCTGCGGCATTTCAAGCTGGCGCATCGCCTGCGCGTCGCGGCATCCGAGATCGCTGGCACACTGCCACTGATGAAGGTCAGCGACTATCTCACCTGGTTGGCGGAAGCGATTCTCGACCAGGTGCTGGCGTTGGCCTGGCGCCACACGGTCGCGCGCCACGGCCAGCCCAGGCGCACGAACAGTGAGTTTTGCGATCCGGCGTTCATCATTCTCGGCTACGGCAAGGTGGGTGGCATCGAGCTCGGTCACGGCTCCGATCTGGATCTTGTGTTTATCCATGATGGGGACCCCAACGCTGAAACGGATGGCCCCAAGCCAATCGACGGCGCGCAGTTCTACACCCGTTTAGGGCAGCGCATCATTCATTTACTGACTACCCAAACCACCTCCGGTCAGCTCTACGAGGTGGACATGCGGCTGCGGCCGTCGGGCGCATCCGGGCTGCTGGTCAGTTCGCTGAACGCCTTCGAACGCTACCAGACCCAGGAGGCTTGGACCTGGGAACATCAGGCGCTGGTACGCGCGCGGGTGCTGGTTGGCTGTCCGCAGCTATCCACTGATTTCGAAAGGGTGCGTGCCGCTGTGCTCGGGCAGCCGCGCGCGCTCGAGCAGTTGCGTCGAGAGGTGAGCGAGATGCGCCTGAAGATGCGCGATAACCTCGGCACCCGCTCAACCCAGGCAGGGCTCGCCGATAAGGCCTTCGAGGCAGAGGGCGAGTTCGATCTCAAGCACGACGCCGGTGGTATCGTGGATATCGAATTTATGGTGCAATACGCGGCTTTGGCGTGGTCGCACCAGCATCCGCAACTGCTGCGCTATACCGATAACATCCGCATTCTCGATGGGTTGGAGCAGGCCGGGTTGATGACCGGCGATGAGGTTCGGCTGCTGCAAGATGCCTACAAGGCGTACCGTGCCGCAGCCCACCGGCAATCACTGCAGAAACTGCCAGGCGTGGTGAGTGGGGACCAATTTCATGACGAGCGTCGTGCAGTGATGCGCATCTGGCGCGAGCTGGAGCTCAGCTGA
- the aceE gene encoding pyruvate dehydrogenase (acetyl-transferring), homodimeric type, which produces MQDLDPVETQEWLDALESVLDREGEDRAHYLMTRMGELATRSGTPLPYGITTPYRNTIPVTREAKMPGDLFMERRIRSLVRWNALAMVMRANLKDPDLGGHISTFASSATLYDIGFNYFFQAPTEEHGGDLIYYQGHASPGIYSRAFLEGRLSEDQMLNFRQEVDGHGLSSYPHPHLMNDFWQFPTVSMGLGPITAIYQARFMKYLESRGFIPKGKQRVWCFIGDGECDEPETLGAISLAGRENLDNLVFVINCNLQRLDGPVRGNGKIIQELEGVFKGANWNVTKVVWGRLWDPLFAADEDGRMQRRMDQAIDGEYQNYKAKDGAYVRKHFFGADQELLKRVENMSDEEVWKLNRGGHDPYKVYAAYHQAVNHKGQPTVILAKTIKGYGTGAGEAKNIAHNTKKVDIESLKKFRDRFDIPINDSQLEELPFYRPAEDSAEMRYLRKCREKLGGSLPQRRAKSFSIPTPPLETLKAVLDGSGDREISTTMAFGRILSQLIKDKDLGKRIVPILADEARTFGMEGMFRQLGIYSPVGQLYEPVDRDQVMYYREVQDGQILQEGLNEAGAFSSFMAAGTAYSNYNQPMLPVYIFYSMFGFQRIGDLAWAAGDAQTRGFLLGGTSGRTTLNGEGLQHEDGHSHILASTIPNCRSYDPTYGYELAVIMHHGMHEMMELQKSVYYYITVMNENYQQPAMPEGVEEGIIKGMYLLEEAKGDFKHRVQLLGSGSILREVRAAVDILAKMGVGADVWSVTSFNELRRDGLAVDHWNRLHPTDVPRKSYVEQCLEGREGPVIASTDYMKLFADQIRQWVPSREYQVLGTDGFGRSDSRAKLRDFFEVDRRWVAVAALQALADRGAIERTVVANAITEFGIDPEKRNPLDC; this is translated from the coding sequence ATGCAAGATCTCGATCCCGTCGAAACCCAGGAATGGCTGGACGCCCTCGAGTCAGTACTCGATCGCGAAGGTGAAGACCGCGCCCACTACCTGATGACCCGGATGGGTGAACTGGCCACCCGTAGTGGCACACCCCTGCCCTACGGCATCACCACGCCCTACCGCAACACCATCCCGGTCACCCGCGAAGCGAAGATGCCCGGCGACCTGTTCATGGAGCGACGTATCCGCTCCCTGGTCCGCTGGAACGCACTGGCGATGGTGATGCGCGCGAACCTGAAGGACCCGGACCTGGGTGGGCACATTTCCACCTTCGCCTCCAGCGCGACCCTGTATGACATCGGCTTCAACTACTTCTTCCAGGCTCCGACCGAGGAGCACGGCGGCGACCTGATCTACTATCAGGGTCACGCCTCGCCCGGCATCTACTCGCGCGCCTTTCTCGAAGGCCGCCTGAGCGAAGATCAGATGCTCAACTTCCGCCAGGAAGTCGATGGCCACGGGTTGTCGAGCTATCCGCACCCGCACCTGATGAACGACTTCTGGCAATTCCCGACCGTATCCATGGGTCTGGGCCCGATCACGGCTATCTACCAGGCGCGCTTCATGAAGTACCTGGAGAGCCGCGGCTTCATTCCGAAAGGCAAGCAGCGCGTCTGGTGCTTCATCGGCGACGGCGAGTGCGACGAGCCGGAAACCCTCGGCGCCATCTCCCTGGCTGGCCGCGAGAACCTGGACAACCTGGTGTTCGTCATCAACTGCAACCTGCAGCGCCTCGACGGCCCGGTTCGCGGCAATGGCAAGATCATTCAGGAGCTGGAAGGCGTGTTCAAAGGCGCCAACTGGAACGTCACCAAGGTCGTCTGGGGTCGCCTGTGGGATCCGCTGTTCGCCGCTGACGAAGACGGCCGCATGCAGCGCCGCATGGATCAGGCCATCGACGGCGAATACCAGAACTACAAGGCCAAAGACGGCGCTTACGTGCGCAAGCATTTCTTCGGGGCCGATCAGGAGTTGCTCAAGCGCGTCGAGAACATGTCCGACGAGGAAGTCTGGAAGCTCAACCGTGGCGGCCACGACCCCTACAAGGTCTATGCGGCCTATCACCAGGCGGTCAACCACAAAGGCCAGCCGACCGTCATTCTCGCCAAGACCATCAAAGGTTATGGCACCGGTGCCGGTGAAGCGAAAAACATCGCCCACAACACCAAGAAAGTCGATATCGAGAGCCTGAAGAAATTCCGCGACCGTTTCGACATTCCGATCAACGATTCGCAACTCGAAGAGCTGCCGTTCTATCGTCCTGCCGAAGACAGCGCAGAAATGAGATATCTGCGCAAGTGCCGTGAGAAACTTGGCGGCTCGCTGCCGCAGCGTCGGGCCAAGAGCTTCAGCATTCCAACGCCGCCGCTGGAGACGCTTAAAGCTGTCCTCGACGGTTCTGGAGACCGTGAAATCTCCACCACCATGGCGTTCGGCCGGATCTTGTCGCAGCTGATCAAAGACAAGGACCTGGGCAAGCGCATCGTGCCGATCCTCGCCGACGAAGCGCGTACCTTCGGCATGGAAGGCATGTTCCGCCAGCTGGGTATCTACTCGCCGGTAGGGCAGCTGTACGAGCCGGTCGACCGCGACCAGGTGATGTACTACCGCGAGGTGCAGGACGGGCAAATCCTGCAGGAAGGTCTCAACGAAGCGGGCGCCTTCTCCTCCTTCATGGCCGCCGGTACCGCCTACAGCAACTACAACCAGCCGATGCTGCCGGTCTACATCTTCTATTCGATGTTCGGCTTCCAGCGTATCGGCGACCTGGCCTGGGCGGCGGGTGATGCACAGACCCGCGGCTTCCTGCTGGGCGGCACCTCCGGGCGCACCACGTTGAACGGCGAAGGCCTGCAGCACGAGGACGGGCACAGCCACATCCTCGCCAGCACCATCCCCAACTGCCGCAGCTATGACCCCACCTACGGCTATGAGCTGGCAGTGATCATGCATCACGGCATGCACGAGATGATGGAGCTGCAGAAGAGCGTCTACTACTACATCACCGTGATGAACGAGAACTACCAGCAGCCAGCCATGCCAGAAGGTGTCGAAGAAGGCATCATCAAAGGCATGTACCTGCTCGAAGAAGCCAAGGGCGACTTCAAGCACCGCGTACAGCTGTTGGGTTCGGGTTCCATCCTGCGCGAAGTCCGCGCCGCGGTGGACATCCTCGCCAAGATGGGCGTCGGCGCCGACGTCTGGAGCGTGACCAGCTTCAACGAGCTGCGCCGCGATGGCCTGGCCGTGGACCACTGGAACCGCTTGCACCCAACCGATGTACCCCGCAAGAGCTATGTCGAGCAGTGTCTGGAAGGTCGCGAAGGTCCAGTCATCGCTTCCACCGACTACATGAAGCTGTTCGCCGATCAGATTCGCCAGTGGGTGCCATCCCGCGAATATCAGGTGCTGGGCACCGACGGCTTCGGCCGCAGCGACTCGCGCGCCAAGCTTCGCGACTTCTTCGAAGTCGACCGTCGCTGGGTCGCTGTCGCCGCCCTGCAGGCACTCGCCGATCGCGGCGCCATCGAACGCACCGTGGTGGCCAACGCCATCACCGAGTTCGGTATCGACCCCGAGAAGCGCAATCCTCTGGATTGCTGA
- the aceF gene encoding dihydrolipoyllysine-residue acetyltransferase, protein MSETIRVPDIGSGEGEVIELFVKVGDRIEADQSILTLESDKASMEIPAPKAGVVKALKVKLGDRLKEGDDLLELESEEGQASEAEAQAEAEPAGAATGGPADETEAPTPPGDENPSASAEEGESQEIKVPDIGSSGKASVIEISVKPGDTIAAEQALITLESDKASMEIPSPAAGVVESISVKIGDEVGTGDLILMLKGAAQSKPTASTPTADQAASAPKEKLTEHAAEEPNEAAGESVEEVRIPDIGSSGSANVIEVMVKAGDSVEADQSLITLESDKASMEIPAPKAGVVESLSIKVGDEAKTGDLILTLKVAGAAPAKKTEAKPQPQEEAVSQQQAVAPNKQGVPEAKAAATPAPTVSGPSKAGTKVHAGPAVRMTAREFGVELADVTGTGPKGRILKEDVQAYVKTMMSKAKQAPAEGAAGGAGIPSIPTIDFSRFGEIEEVPMTRLMQVGAANLHRSWLNVPHVTQFESADITELEAFRVAQKAIAEKAGVKLTVLPLLLKACAHLLRELPDFNSSLAPSGKALIRKKYVHVGFAVDTPDGLMVPVIKNVDQKSLLQLAGEAAELAEKARTKKLSPDAMQGACFTISSLGHIGGTGFTPIVNAPEVAILGVSKAAMQPVWDGKAFQPRLMLPLSLSYDHRVINGAAAARFTKRLSELLADIRTMLL, encoded by the coding sequence GTGAGTGAAACCATACGCGTACCCGACATCGGCAGCGGTGAGGGTGAAGTAATCGAGTTGTTCGTCAAGGTCGGTGACCGTATCGAAGCCGACCAGAGCATCCTGACGCTCGAGTCCGACAAGGCCAGCATGGAGATTCCGGCGCCCAAGGCGGGCGTCGTGAAAGCCTTGAAGGTCAAGCTGGGCGACCGCCTGAAGGAAGGCGATGACCTGCTGGAACTGGAAAGCGAGGAAGGCCAGGCAAGCGAGGCCGAAGCCCAAGCCGAAGCCGAGCCAGCGGGCGCCGCTACCGGCGGCCCGGCGGACGAAACCGAAGCGCCTACGCCTCCGGGCGATGAGAATCCTTCGGCTTCTGCCGAAGAAGGCGAGTCGCAAGAAATCAAGGTTCCGGACATCGGCTCTTCAGGCAAAGCCAGCGTGATCGAAATTTCGGTCAAGCCCGGCGACACCATCGCCGCCGAGCAGGCGTTGATCACGCTTGAGTCCGACAAGGCCAGCATGGAGATTCCGTCTCCAGCTGCAGGTGTGGTTGAGAGCATTTCGGTGAAAATAGGCGACGAAGTCGGCACTGGCGATCTGATCCTTATGCTCAAGGGAGCAGCGCAAAGCAAGCCGACAGCGAGTACGCCAACCGCAGACCAGGCAGCGAGCGCTCCCAAGGAAAAGCTCACCGAGCACGCGGCTGAAGAGCCTAATGAAGCGGCGGGCGAATCCGTGGAAGAAGTGCGGATACCTGACATCGGCTCCAGTGGCAGCGCAAACGTCATTGAAGTCATGGTCAAGGCCGGAGACAGCGTCGAAGCGGATCAGTCACTGATTACGCTGGAGTCGGACAAGGCGAGCATGGAAATCCCCGCGCCGAAGGCCGGCGTGGTGGAATCCCTGTCGATCAAGGTCGGTGACGAGGCAAAGACCGGCGACTTGATCCTTACCCTGAAAGTCGCAGGCGCAGCACCCGCGAAAAAGACCGAGGCGAAACCCCAGCCGCAGGAAGAGGCGGTATCGCAGCAACAGGCGGTTGCGCCAAACAAGCAAGGCGTACCAGAAGCCAAGGCGGCCGCGACGCCGGCCCCAACGGTCAGCGGCCCGAGCAAGGCAGGCACCAAGGTGCACGCCGGTCCGGCCGTGCGCATGACCGCACGGGAATTCGGTGTAGAACTGGCAGATGTCACGGGCACTGGGCCCAAAGGCCGGATTCTCAAGGAAGACGTCCAGGCTTACGTCAAGACCATGATGTCCAAAGCCAAGCAGGCGCCGGCAGAAGGCGCTGCGGGTGGCGCAGGCATTCCTTCGATCCCGACTATCGACTTCAGCCGCTTTGGTGAGATCGAAGAAGTACCGATGACCCGCCTGATGCAGGTCGGCGCCGCGAACCTGCACCGCAGCTGGCTAAACGTCCCCCACGTGACCCAATTCGAGTCAGCCGATATCACCGAGCTGGAGGCCTTCCGTGTTGCGCAGAAGGCCATCGCTGAGAAGGCTGGCGTCAAGCTCACCGTGCTGCCGCTGTTGCTCAAGGCCTGCGCACACTTGCTCAGAGAACTGCCAGACTTCAACAGCTCGCTGGCACCCAGCGGCAAGGCCTTGATTCGCAAGAAGTACGTGCATGTTGGCTTTGCGGTGGATACACCGGACGGCTTGATGGTTCCGGTCATCAAGAACGTGGACCAGAAGAGCTTGCTGCAACTGGCGGGCGAAGCGGCGGAGTTGGCCGAGAAAGCCCGCACCAAGAAGCTGTCTCCAGATGCCATGCAGGGTGCCTGCTTCACCATTTCCAGCCTTGGCCACATTGGCGGCACCGGCTTCACGCCGATCGTGAATGCACCGGAAGTGGCGATCCTGGGCGTTTCGAAGGCCGCCATGCAGCCCGTGTGGGATGGCAAGGCTTTCCAGCCTCGCCTGATGCTGCCGTTGTCGCTGTCCTATGACCATCGCGTCATCAACGGCGCTGCGGCAGCGCGTTTTACCAAGCGCCTGTCCGAGCTGCTCGCAGATATCCGCACGATGTTGCTTTGA